The segment CGTAGGGGCAGACCTGCGTGTCTGCCCGCCCTTTCCGTGCCTCGGCGGCTGGCTTCCCTTCTCCGGTGCATGCGGGCACCGCGTGGCCCACGCCGCTCAGGATTACCAAGATAGACCTCGATGCCAGCTCCCCCTCCCCCGGGCGGTTTCGGGGGAGGGGGATGCGTCGCGGAGCGACGCTGGGGGTGGGGCCCTACTTCTTCGCCGTATCCGCCACCGCCTCCACCGCCTCCACCGCCTCCACCGGCGCCGCCGCCGGTCTCGCCGCGCTGCGGCGCTTGGCCGGGTCCAGCCACCAGCGGTGCGCGTTGAGGAGGTCGCCGCGGGTGTCCATCTCGCCGTAGTGCAGGCGGCGGTTGACGCCGGCGATGCGCTGCGGGTAGTAGAGGACGGTGTACGGCGCCTCCTGCGTCATCAGGTGCTGGTACTCCTTCCAGAAGGGGCGCGCCGCCTCGCGGTCCGTCATCACGCCGGTGGTGTCGATCAGGAAGTCGGCGCGCGGGTTGGCGAACTGCACGTACTGGTACGGCCGGGTCAGGTTGGAGCTGTGCAGGATGTCGCGGTCGTCCTTGCGAAAGAAGTCCACCCACGAGTTCACCACCGCGTCGAAGTCGCGCTTCCGCTCGCCGCCGATGTCGTCCTGCAGCAGCGAGATCAGCGTCGTCCACTCCATCTGGCGCGGCTCCACGGCGATTCCCAGCGGCTTGAGCTGCGCCTGCACGATCTCCGTGATGTCCTTGCGCGTGTCGTTCCCCTGGTTCGTCACCAGGCGGAAGCGGAAGGGGCGGCCCTGCGCGTCCTCCAGCACGCCGTCGCGGTTGCGGTCGATCCAGCCGGCCTCGGTCAGCAGGCGGCGCGCGCCGGCGGTGTCGAAGGGGAGCTGCGTCTGCGGATCGCGGGCGTCGTACGACCAGTGCGCGGGGGTGACCGTGGAGCGCCCCACGTCCGCGTAGCCGTAGAGCAGCGCGTCCACGATCTGCTTGCGATTGATGGCCATGGTGAGCGCCCGCCGCACGCGCGCGTCGCGGAACTGCGGGAGGCGCGTGTTCCACGCGATGTACACCCACTGCCGGTACGACGTGTGGTTCACCTCCAGCGCCGGGTTCGCCTTGATCTGCGGAATCTGCGGCGGCCGGGGCCCCAGGTACACGTCCACGCGGCCGGTGAGCAGCTCGGTGAGGAGCGTGGTCATCTCCGGGATGGGGCGATAGACGATGCGGTCCAGGTACGGACGCCCGCCCAGCGCCTTGGGGAAATCGGGGTTGGCCTCGAACACCCACTCCTGGTTGGCCAGATGCCGCACGTAGCGGAACGGCCCGTTCCCCAGCGGAGTCTGGGTGCCGAAGGAGTGGTTGAGGAGCTCCTCGGGCCTCACCTTGCCCAGGACGTGCTCGGGCATGGGCGGCGTCTGGAACCATGCGTCCAGGAAGTCCGAGTGCGGACGCAGCCTGAAGCGGATGGTGTAGTCGTCCAGCAGCTGCGGCTTGGGGTTGTAGAACGGGGTGAAGCTGGAGGCGTTGGGGAACGCCGTCTTGGGGTCGATCGCCCGGTCGAAGGTGAAAAGGACATCGCGCGCCGTGGTGGGCACCCCGTCGTGCCACTTCACGTCGCGCCGCAGGTGGAAGGTCAGGTCCAGCGAGTCGCCCGCGACGCGCACCGTGTCCCATCGCTCGGCCAGCCACGGGACGGGGTTCAGCTTGGCATCGTACTTCACCAGCGGCATGAACAGCATGTACTGCTGCACCTGCGAGCTGTAGTTGTCGCTGGAGACCAGGGCGTTCATCGACTGCAGGTCCCCGTACGAGCCGACGGTGACGGTGCCGCCGTACTTCAGCGAGTCGGGCACGTCGCCGGTTTTGGCGCGTGTGCCGCCCCCGCCCTCGCGCCCGCAGGCGGCCAGCAGCACGGTGCAGCTACACGCGACTACGGTGCGAAGGATGGGACGGAGCATGAGTTCCTCGGGCCAGTGTGGGGCGGAAACGGCTCGCGAAAGGGTACATGCGAACGGCGTTCCGTGTTCCACCAAACTGCATGGCTCACGCGGAGACGCGGAGACGCAGAGGAGAGGCGAGGAGGCACTTAGCAGTTCCTCCGCGGCTTTCTGTTCCCTCCGTGGCTCCGCGTGAGATGCTGTTCGCCGTTCAGCCGATCGGGATGGTGACGCGGAATGTGCTGCCGCGGCCGGGCTCGCTGGTGACGCGAACGTCGCCGCCCAGCATCCAGGTGTTGCGTCGCAGGAGGGAGAGGCCCAGGCCGATGCCAGGGCCGCGCTCCACGGCGCCCGGCTCGGCCTGCCAGAAGGCTTCGAAGATCCGCTCCAGGTTCTCGGGGGCGATGCCGATTCCCGTGTCGCTCACCTCGAGTACGGCGCGGTCGCCCTCGGCGCGCAGGGCGAGGCGGATCTCGCCGCGGTCGGTGAACTTGACGGCGTTGCCTAGGAGGCTGAAGAGGATCTGGCGCACCTTGTCCGCGTCCGTGTGCGCGGCAAAGGGGGCGTCGCCGGCGTCCACCACGAAGCCGAGGCCCTTCTGGCGCGCGAGCGGCTCCACCAGCGCGGCGCTTTCGCGGGCGATGGAGGCCAGGTCGGTGGTGGCGGCGCGCACCGTCTCCCAGCCGGCCTCCGCGCGCTGGTAGCCGAGCGACTGCTCCACCAGGCGGTCCAGGTGCCCCGCGGCGGCCAGGATGCGCGCCACGTGCCCCCGCGCCTCCTCGGGGATGGGGACGGGGATCCCCTCCTGAAGGAGGTGCGCGAAGGCGACCACGGTCATCAGCGGAGTGCGGAACTCGTGCGAGATGGAGCTGACGAACTCGGTGCGGGCACGGCGCGCCCGCTCCGCCTCGTCGCGCACCCGTGCATCCTCCACCGCCAGCGCCGCGCGCCGCGCCAGCTCCTCGGCCAACTCCACCTCCGCGGCGGCGTACGGGCCCACGGCGGCGGCGCGCGAGAAGACCAGGGCCCCCGTGACCCGCGCGCGCACCGAGAGGGGGACGACGAGCACGGCGTGTGGCGCGACAGCCACCGCGCCGTCATCATCCGCATCGCGCAGGAAGTGCGGGGTGGCGACTTCGGGGAGGTGGAGCGTCTCGCCGGAGCGCAGCGCCACCGCCACCGGGTGGTCGGGGTGATCGATGGAGCCGATCTCCGTGAGCCGCGCCTGCCCCGCGGGGTGCCGGTGCACGGCCGCCACGCGCCGCACCCGCCCGCCGCTCTCCTGCAGGTACACGGCGCACACCTCGGCGAACCACCCCACCGAGAGGCGCGCCAGGCGGTCCAGCATCGCCTCGTACTCCAGCGAGCCAGCGAGCACGTCGCCCGCCTCCATCAGCAGGCGCAGCGCGCGGGCGGGGTCGTCTGTGTCGGGGAGGCCGGCGGGGGCGGTGGGGTGGTAGGCGCGGGCCAGCCCCACCAGGTCCTCCACCACGAAGTCCAGGAGGCGATCGCGGTCCGGCGGGCTCAGCTCGGCGCGGTGCTCCTCGTAGCGCCGCAGCTCGCGCCGGATGCGGTCGGAAAGGTCGCGCTCCTCGCGCACGGAGCGCGGGGCCTCGTCCAGGCTCTCGTTGAGCTGGTCGATCAGGCGCTGGATCCTTTCCCACAACGGCTCGGGCATCGCTAGCGGCCGTTGGTGCTTAGATGGCGGCGAACCAGACCGGGGAGGGCGCGGATGCTGAACGGCTTCTGGAGGAACCCGTCGGCCCCCGCGCCGCTCCAGTGCACGTCGCGCTCGTCGGCGGAGGAGAAGAGGATCACGGGCACGTCGCGGAGAGAGTGGTCCATCTTCAGCACCTTGCAGGCGTCGCGGCCGTCCAGGTCCGGCATCATGACGTCGAGCATGATGAGATCCGGACGCTCCTTGCGGGCGAGCGACACCGCCTCCGCGCCGCCGTGCGCCTCCACCACCGCGAAGCCGGCGTAGCGCAGCATCTCGGCGACGAGCGCGGTGATGGCGGGCTCGTCGTCCGCCACCAGGATGCGGGGCTGCTGGCCGGCCGCTCCGCTGCTCATCCGTTGTGCGCCAGGCCGAGGATCGCCGTGTCGGCCTTGGAGAACGGCTTCCCCACCGACAGCCCCTTGTCCGTGATGATGAACTCGCGCAGCGAGTGGTCGTGCATGCGCGCGCGCATCTTGAGCACGGCGATCAGGCGCTTCATCTCCCCCTTCTGCTCCACGTAGCGCAGGTGCAGCGCGTTGTCCATCAGGGCGGAGAGCTCGGGCATCGGCATGTCGAAGCTCTCCCCCGCAACGCGCTGCAGGTCGTGCATCATGATGCTGGTGACGCCGCGCTCGCGGAGGAGGTTGGTGAGCGCGGTGATGACGTACAGCTCACGCTCGCGCGGGATGACGGCGTGGCGCACGTCCTCCAGCGCATCGATCACCAGCCGCTGGATCTTGTGCTCGTCGACCAGCTCCAGGAGCCGCTCGATCTCCGCGTCCGCCAGCAGCTCGGTGGGGGCCTTCCAGTAGACGTGCAGCAGCCCCTCCTCGATCGCGCGGCGCAGGGGGAACCCCACTCCCTCCCCCTTTTGCACGACGACTTCGGGGGTCTCGTGGTAGCCCACGAAGAGGCCCGGCTCCCCGGCCTCCACCCCCGCGGCGAGGAACGCCAGCCCGGAGATCGTCTTTCCGGACCCGGGGGTGCCGACCACGACGGTGGTGGTGTACCGGTCCAGCCCGCCGCCCAGCATCTTCTCCAGCCCCTCGATCCCCGTGCGCAGCGGCTCGGTGGAGAGCTTCGGCGGAGAGGCGTCCACCACGTGCGTCTCCATGTGCGCCGTGAGCGACTCCACGCGCGGGGAGATGTGGATGCCGTCCGGCGTGATCCCGAATGTGTGCCACCCCCCGATGTGCGCCACTCCGCGCAGCTTGGCGACGGAGAAGAGACGCACCTGCCGCCAGCGCACCTCCTGGCAGTCCATCTCCAGGATGGCGTCGGCGATGGTGAAGGTGGCGTCCATGGAGATCCCGCCCTCCGGCGGGTGCGCCAGGAGGAGGGTCGTCATTCCGGTGACCCCGGCCTGCGCCTCCATCTCGTGCATGAAGCGCTGGTACTCCAGCCGCTCCACCGCCGCCTGTTTGAGCGCATGCACGCCATCCACGATCAGCAGCGTGGGCGCGTGGTGCGCCACCAGCCGGCCGATCTCGTCGCGCGCACCGGCGAGCCCGCCCCGCGCCAGCGCCGGGTAGAGGCTGGCGTAGTAGAACGAGCCCGGCACGAACGCCGGGTCGAAGAAGGTGAAGGTCCGCGCCTGCGACATCAGCGTCTGGTGCGTCTCCACCAGCGCGGTGAGGTAGAGGACCTTGCCCCCCGCGCGGATCAGGTTGGAGCCGATCTGGTGCGCCAGCACGCTCTTGCCCGCGCCGGGCCCGCCCAGCAGCACGTGCAGCCCGCCCTGGCGCAGCCCGCCGTTCAGCAGGCGGTCCAGCCCCGGCACCCTGGTGGGCACCTGCGCCGTTCCCCGCCGCGCTCCCTCCCGCGTCCCGTCCATACCGTCTCCTTTCGGTGACCTCGCCGGCCCCTCAGCGCCCGGCGCTCTCCGTCTTGAGCTCCACCTCGAACACGCTTCCCTGCCCCGGCTCGCTGCGTGCGCGGATCTCGCCGCCCAATATCGCCACCAGCCTCCGCGTGATCCCCAGCCCCAGCCCGGTGCCCCCCGCGCGCCGCGTGCCGGGGACGTCCGCCTGCCAGAACGGCTCCCAGATCCTCTCCATCTCCCCCGCCGTCATGCCGCAACCGGTGTCGCGCACCTCGAAGGTGGCGGTCCCGTCGCCGGTGCGCAGCGCCAGCCGCACCGTACCCGCGGTGGTGAACTTGACCGAGTTGCCCAGGAGGTTGAAAAGCACCTGGCGCAGCTTGTCGGGGTCGGTCACCACCGTCGCCCCTTCTTCCGGCACGTCCACCACGAGATCCAGCCCCTTCTGCCTGGCCAGCGGCTCGATGAGCGCGGCGGTGTCGCGGGCCAGCGCCGCGAGGTCGGTCGGAGCGGGGCGGAGCTGGTCGCGCTCCGCCTCGATGCGCGAGAGGTTGAGGACCTGCTCCACCAGCTGCGTGAGGTGGCGCGCGGCGTCCACGATGCGCACCGCGTGCCCCCGCGGCACTTCGGCGATGGGCTCCGGGATCCCGCTCACGAGCAGCTCCGCGTAGGCCACGATGGCGGTGAGCGGGGTGCGGAACTCGTGCGACATCGCCGCCAGGAACTCGGACTTCACCTCGCTTGCCCGCTGCGCCTCGCGGTGGAGGCGCGCGTTCTCCACGGCGAGGGCGGCGCGGTCCGCCAGCTTGCGGGCGAGCCAGAGCGCGTCGGGCGTGTACCTCCCGGGCTCGTCCCATCCCAGGCTGAGCGCCCCCAGAATGCGCTCGCGGATGCGCAGCGGCACCACCAGCAGCGAGCGGGGCGCCACCTCGCCCTCAGGCCCGGCGTCGTCGATCTCGGGGAGGAGCTCGGCCTCGCCGGTGCGCAGCGCCCGCGCGATGGGGGCGCTGACCGCGTGCGGATCGAAGGGGCGGCTCGCCAGCACGGCGCGGAGGAGCTCTTCCTTGCGCGGGTCGGCGTGCGCGGCGCCCAGACGCTGCACCTCGCCCCCTTCGCCCACCAGGTAGACGATGCACGAGTCCGCCACGCGCGGCACGCAGAGCCGGGCGACGCTGGCGAGGGTGGTCTGGTAGTCCAGCGACCCGGCCAGGATCTCCCCCGCCTGGGCCAGGAACGCTTCCCGCTGCCGCGCCGCCTCCGCGTGCCTGCGCGCCGCCTGCTCCTCCAGCAGCGCGTGCGGGCTCCCGGCCAGCCGGCGCAGCCCGTCGACGGTCGCGCGCAGCTCTTCCAGCAGCGCATCCGCCTCGGCGCGCACGTCCGCGGGGAGGGCCTGGACGCGCGCCTCCAGCAGCTCCAGCCGCCTCTCCGCGGGCTCGATGTGGACGCTGCCGGGGTCGTTCATCGGTGAAGGGGTGACGGTCGTTTCTATCGCCGTTCGGGAGCTGAAGGTGAATGATGTCAGGCACGAAGCAAGCCATCCGGATTCGGCAAAGAGCAGTCCCGCCGCATCCTCAGAGTGCGGCGCATCACCGGGCGTGAAACAGCAAAACCATCACACGGAGACACGGAGGAAACAGAGAGGAGGGAAGGAAGACAACAGGCTTTCTTTGGGTTTTCTCTCGTCGTTCCCTCTGTGGCTCTGTGTGAGGCACTCCATGCGTTCCGGAGCGTGGGACCGGCGTTTGCGTGCAACCGGGATCGGCACGAAAGGTGGGGGAGGACTCGTCCCCGCCCGTCATCCCGCCGGATGCCGTCCGACCCCTGTTCTCTCCTGACCGAGCTGCCGATGGCCCAACGATTTCCCCAGGCGCTGACCTGTTACGTGAGCGGTGTGCACAGCGGCCCCAATCCGTCGCCGGGGCTGGGGGTGGCGCGCTCGCTGCGGCAGGCCTTTCCGCACGCCCGCCTGGTCGCGGTGGACTACAGCGTGGAAAGCTCGGGTCTCCACAGCGAGGTGTTCGACGAGGTGTGGGTGCAGCGGCCGTGGAAGGAGATGCGCCTTCCCGTCTACCAGGCCGCCATCCAGGCGGTGCTCGACGGCGGGGCGCTCTGGTTTCCCGGGCAGGACCTGGAGGTGGAGTGGATGGCGGGCGCCCTGCCCGACCCCGCCCGCGCCATGCTCCCTCCCATCGCCGCGCTGGAGCAGGTGGCGAAGCCCGCCATCTTCGCCGCGGAGGGACTCCCCGTCTCGATTCCCGAATGGATGGGCGCGGACCGGTCGGACTGGGACCTGCACGCCTTCTGCCGCGAGCACGGGTGGCGCGTGTGGCTCAAGGGCCCCAACTACGAGGCGATGCGGGTGCGCGACTGGCCCTCCTTCCGCTACGGGCGCGACTTCCTGAGCGAGCTGTGGGGGACGGAGCAGCTCTTCCTGCAGCGTCACGTGGTGGGCGCCGAGGAGTCGGTGGCGTTCTGCGCGTATCGCGGGGAGCTGCTGGACTGCGTGCACATGACCAAGCACACGCAGACCGCCGAGGGGAAGACGTGGGCGGGCGCGGTGAACGAGGTGGAGCCCGGCTTCGCCGAAGCGCTGCGCGCGCGCATCGCGGAGCTGAACTGGACGGGCGGCGGGGAGCTGGAGTACGTCCGTGCGCTGGACGGCACGCTGCACCTGATCGACTGGAACCCGCGCTTCCCCGCCTGGATCCACGCGGCGTCGTTCGCGGGGCACAACCTTCCCGCCCTGCTGGTGGAGGCGGCCGGAATGGGGACGCCGCAGCCGGCCCCGTTCCAGACGAACCAGTTCACGCGCATCGTGCTGGAGGTGCCCGTCCGCAATACGCACCCGCTGCCCGCGGTGCGCCAGGCGAACGACCACTCCGGCGTCGGCTCCAAGCACCCCTCGGGGATGACGGAGCTTTCGCGCCGCCTGCGCGAGAACCGCGCGCGCGAGGACGAGCCCGCGCGGCCCGGCCCCGCGGTGGTGCCCGCGATGGCGAGCGACCTGGAGGAGGTGGCCGGGAACGGCGCGTCCACCCCGCGCCGCACGTTCCTGCCGCGCACCTCACGCGAGCGCTTCGCGCAGGTGGAGGCGGTGCTCGCCGCCCAGCCGGGGGGCGCCGTGGAGGTGGGCTTCGGCTACAGCGTGAAGACCAATCCGCACCCCACCCTGCTGGCGCTGGCGGACCAGGCCGGGATGTTCGCGGAGGTGATCAGCTCGGCGGAGATGCGCAGGGCGCTGGAGTTCGGCTTTCCGCCCGAGCGCATCATCATGAACGGCCCCGCCTCGCAGTGGCCGGACGGGCCGGGCGCGGGCGGACCGCTGATGGCTGCCTTCGCGGACTCGCCGCAGGCGTTCGAGCGCTGGATGTGCCACGGCCCGCCCGAGGCGCGCTACCTGGGCATCCGCCTGCGCCCCGTGACGTTCGAGTCGCGCTTCGGCAGCGGGCTGGGGAGCGTGGAGCGCTTCGCCCACATCGTCAAGCTGCTCAAGGCGATGCCGGCGGAGCAGGAGATGGGGCTGCACTTCCACTTCGCCAGCGACGTGCTGGGGCCGGCGCGTTGGAGGGAGGTGTTCGAGGGGGTGGTGCACTGGGCGGCGGCCATCGAGCAGAGCGTGGGGCGCCCCGTGCGCTGCCTGGACATGGGTGGCGGCTACTTCCCC is part of the Longimicrobium sp. genome and harbors:
- a CDS encoding ABC transporter substrate-binding protein — protein: MLRPILRTVVACSCTVLLAACGREGGGGTRAKTGDVPDSLKYGGTVTVGSYGDLQSMNALVSSDNYSSQVQQYMLFMPLVKYDAKLNPVPWLAERWDTVRVAGDSLDLTFHLRRDVKWHDGVPTTARDVLFTFDRAIDPKTAFPNASSFTPFYNPKPQLLDDYTIRFRLRPHSDFLDAWFQTPPMPEHVLGKVRPEELLNHSFGTQTPLGNGPFRYVRHLANQEWVFEANPDFPKALGGRPYLDRIVYRPIPEMTTLLTELLTGRVDVYLGPRPPQIPQIKANPALEVNHTSYRQWVYIAWNTRLPQFRDARVRRALTMAINRKQIVDALLYGYADVGRSTVTPAHWSYDARDPQTQLPFDTAGARRLLTEAGWIDRNRDGVLEDAQGRPFRFRLVTNQGNDTRKDITEIVQAQLKPLGIAVEPRQMEWTTLISLLQDDIGGERKRDFDAVVNSWVDFFRKDDRDILHSSNLTRPYQYVQFANPRADFLIDTTGVMTDREAARPFWKEYQHLMTQEAPYTVLYYPQRIAGVNRRLHYGEMDTRGDLLNAHRWWLDPAKRRSAARPAAAPVEAVEAVEAVADTAKK
- a CDS encoding ATP-binding protein: MNDPGSVHIEPAERRLELLEARVQALPADVRAEADALLEELRATVDGLRRLAGSPHALLEEQAARRHAEAARQREAFLAQAGEILAGSLDYQTTLASVARLCVPRVADSCIVYLVGEGGEVQRLGAAHADPRKEELLRAVLASRPFDPHAVSAPIARALRTGEAELLPEIDDAGPEGEVAPRSLLVVPLRIRERILGALSLGWDEPGRYTPDALWLARKLADRAALAVENARLHREAQRASEVKSEFLAAMSHEFRTPLTAIVAYAELLVSGIPEPIAEVPRGHAVRIVDAARHLTQLVEQVLNLSRIEAERDQLRPAPTDLAALARDTAALIEPLARQKGLDLVVDVPEEGATVVTDPDKLRQVLFNLLGNSVKFTTAGTVRLALRTGDGTATFEVRDTGCGMTAGEMERIWEPFWQADVPGTRRAGGTGLGLGITRRLVAILGGEIRARSEPGQGSVFEVELKTESAGR
- a CDS encoding ATPase domain-containing protein, translated to MDGTREGARRGTAQVPTRVPGLDRLLNGGLRQGGLHVLLGGPGAGKSVLAHQIGSNLIRAGGKVLYLTALVETHQTLMSQARTFTFFDPAFVPGSFYYASLYPALARGGLAGARDEIGRLVAHHAPTLLIVDGVHALKQAAVERLEYQRFMHEMEAQAGVTGMTTLLLAHPPEGGISMDATFTIADAILEMDCQEVRWRQVRLFSVAKLRGVAHIGGWHTFGITPDGIHISPRVESLTAHMETHVVDASPPKLSTEPLRTGIEGLEKMLGGGLDRYTTTVVVGTPGSGKTISGLAFLAAGVEAGEPGLFVGYHETPEVVVQKGEGVGFPLRRAIEEGLLHVYWKAPTELLADAEIERLLELVDEHKIQRLVIDALEDVRHAVIPRERELYVITALTNLLRERGVTSIMMHDLQRVAGESFDMPMPELSALMDNALHLRYVEQKGEMKRLIAVLKMRARMHDHSLREFIITDKGLSVGKPFSKADTAILGLAHNG
- a CDS encoding GAF domain-containing sensor histidine kinase, which codes for MPEPLWERIQRLIDQLNESLDEAPRSVREERDLSDRIRRELRRYEEHRAELSPPDRDRLLDFVVEDLVGLARAYHPTAPAGLPDTDDPARALRLLMEAGDVLAGSLEYEAMLDRLARLSVGWFAEVCAVYLQESGGRVRRVAAVHRHPAGQARLTEIGSIDHPDHPVAVALRSGETLHLPEVATPHFLRDADDDGAVAVAPHAVLVVPLSVRARVTGALVFSRAAAVGPYAAAEVELAEELARRAALAVEDARVRDEAERARRARTEFVSSISHEFRTPLMTVVAFAHLLQEGIPVPIPEEARGHVARILAAAGHLDRLVEQSLGYQRAEAGWETVRAATTDLASIARESAALVEPLARQKGLGFVVDAGDAPFAAHTDADKVRQILFSLLGNAVKFTDRGEIRLALRAEGDRAVLEVSDTGIGIAPENLERIFEAFWQAEPGAVERGPGIGLGLSLLRRNTWMLGGDVRVTSEPGRGSTFRVTIPIG
- a CDS encoding response regulator produces the protein MSSGAAGQQPRILVADDEPAITALVAEMLRYAGFAVVEAHGGAEAVSLARKERPDLIMLDVMMPDLDGRDACKVLKMDHSLRDVPVILFSSADERDVHWSGAGADGFLQKPFSIRALPGLVRRHLSTNGR